A region from the Halichondria panicea chromosome 11, odHalPani1.1, whole genome shotgun sequence genome encodes:
- the LOC135344359 gene encoding dynein beta chain, ciliary-like yields the protein MECLKTIQTKLANPHYKPEMQAQATLINFTVTKDGLEEQLLAEVVATERPDLERTKAELTKQQNDFKIKLKELEDSLLSRLSSAGGNFLGDTALVENLETTKRTAAEIEQKTFSVVFHKAIERAEESDDVKQRILNLIDSITYSVFVYTTRGLFERDKLTFTSQVTFQVLLMNNQIDPLELDFLLRFPAVPNVTSPVDFLSNFCWGGIKALSNLEQFKNLDRDIEGSAKRWKKFVDSECPEKEKYPQEWKNKNSLQKLCMMRALRPDRMTYAVTLYVEEQLGHRYIEK from the exons ATGGAGTGCCTCAAGACTATACAG ACCAAATTGGCCAATCCTCACTACAAGCCTGAGATGCAGGCCCAGGCCACACTCATCAATTTCACTGTGACCAAGGACGGACTGGAGGAGCAGTTACTGGCTGAGGTGGTTGCCACTGAGAGACCTGATCTCGAGAGAACGAAG GCTGAGTTGACAAAGCAGCAGAACGACTTTAAGATCAAGCTCAAAGAGTTAGAGGACTCTCTGCTTTCTCGTCTATCTTCTGCTGGAGGTAACTTCCTTGGTGATACGGCACTTGTGGAGAACCTGGAGACCACTAAGAGGACTGCTGCTGAAATAGAGCAAAAG ACATTCAGTGTGGTATTTCATAAAGCTATTGAGAGAGCTGAGGAATCTGATGATGTTAAGCAGAGAATACTGAACCTCATTGACAGTATTACGTactctgtgtttgtgtacacCACCAGAGGCCTTTTTGAGAGGGACAAGCTCACCTTCACCTCTCAAGTCACATTCCAG GTGCTTTTGATGAACAATCAGATTGATCCTTTAGAGCTGGACTTCCTCCTGCGATTTCCTGCAGTCCCCAATGTGACCAGCCCCGTTGACTTTCTCTCTAACTTCTGCTGGGGAGGAATCAAGGCTCTGTCAAATTTGGAACAGTTTAAGAACCTCGACAGGGACATTGAG GGTTCTGCCAAACGTTGGAAGAAGTTTGTGGATAGTGAGTGTCCAGAGAAAGAGAAGTACCCTCAGGAGTGGAAGAATAAGAATTCCCTACAGAAGCTCTGTATGATGCGGGCATTAAGGCCTGACAGAATGACCTACGCTGTCAC